attaatatttatcttcaaatcttgaggagattcaaacaccacctaaatatTCGCTGATTTTTTGATGCGAAAAGGAAATTTATCACCTTTCTACACGTCGTCTAGTACTGCTGAATTATCAGGCTGTGTCTGTGATGTCTGAATATCTGAATCCGACAAGACATAACACTGTTGATTCCAACTGATCTGATGAGACGAGAATCAGTGCAGTATTGCACTGTTGGGAAGAGGCCAAGGAAGGGAGGGAAGGGAAAGCTACTTTGCTGCTTGCTTTTTtcccctcgaaaaaaaaaatcccctcgAAAAAACTTTGCTGCTTGCTTTTGAGTTGGTTGCTAGCTGCATCTTAGTTTCCAGGTTGTGAATTAGTACTTCCTTTATCCCAAAAATAATTAAatcctaaaaataaatttaaactcTTTTATCAGAAGAAAAACACAAATATTAGAGAAatatctaatatcaaataaataaaataggtGAGGTTTTAAACTCAAGCCgactagcccaccaccttatgAAGCTAGCTAAAAACCTCTTCGTGTTTCTAACTAGCTTAACAGATCGAGTACTGTGAAGCAATACAGAAGAGCTCTCTAAAGAGATTTTGACTTCGCTTACAGTTCTCCAGTGTAGTAGCATTGGATCAGGGTGAGATAGATCAGTTCTACTCCATCcactttaaaatataaacattcgtaacatctaaaatttataccaacatatatatactttacAAATAGATCCTTTGAAGTAAAACAATGCTGAAGTAGTACTAGAAAATGTCCAGATTTAGATGATGGGAGTACTTAATATAAATAGAAGTATTTAAAACGTATTTACTCCCTCTGTCGCAAAAtaagttttgcactattcatctctaacgtttgaccgttcgtcttatttgaaaattttttatgattattatttttattgttattagatgataaaatatgaataatactttatgtgtgactaatttttttaaaaacaaatttataaatttttcaaataagatggatggtcaaacattggacacggatTTTCACAGttgcatttattttgggacggagttagtatattttagaacggcACTCATAATGGCTGGCTCGACTTATGTGACATAACAGTGATGTTATATTGTCCTAGTTTCTGTGAAAATCCATTAAATTTCATACGCTCGCCTCGTATGGAACGCATGAATATCATGACAACTGGAGTAGTACAGACAACAGTTGCTCCATTCACACAGTGCACGACGACAGAGGACGACGTAAACGATTGCAAAGTCGCAACCAACGAGCACATGGCTGCTGGCTGGTAAGAAAAAGCTCAATTAAATATCAGTGTActgtatatatgtacaaatGTACTCTCCATGAACAGAAATGCAGTATCTCCAGCCCATTTGATCGGAGATGAAGCACATCAACGTACCCTAGTTAGGTCCAGTTCATTTATAGTTCAGTTATGCTACTTGTTCTGGATTTTGATACGCAGGGGAGGGACCAAGCTAGctactaagggggtgtttagatcagggatgtaaagttttggcgtgtcaatATTATATATGATGTCGCATATggtgtttggacactaataaaaaaactaattacagtatccgtcagtaaaccgcgagacgaatttattaagcctaataaTATgttattagtaaatatttactgtagcaccacattatcaaatcatggaacaattaggcttaaaagattcgtttcgcaaattagtcgcaatctgtccaattagtttttttagcctatatttaatacttcatacatacaggtgtttaaacgttcgatgtgacggggaaaaatttttgggtgggaattaaacagggcctaaactAAATGGTGATCAATTAATCGATCGAGAGCCAGTACTTCAGAATTAAATGTAGGCTTGATCAATGCAGAGATTAATTAACCTTACGATTGCCTGTCCATTCCTGACTGATATCTGCATTATTCAGTGTGGTGGCCAGCAAAAGCAAGAGATCAGATAAAACCATGCATTGTTATATGTCTCCTTTAATTTTCAGATCTCATTCTGTCAGAGGTTGCATAGATTGGGCGTTCGGATGCATTTGCTGCTGGAAAGTTGGCATAAATTGGGCTGGAATTTGAGCGTCTCTGTAACTGTAGTCTGTACTGCAAATTGCATGTGTGCAATCTCTGCTTGCAGTAGTGGAGCTACAGGCATGAAGGGTGGATATATGAGACACTGGACCCAACCGTCCTTTTTTTATCTTCAAAATCATTAATTCCTTTTGGAGGACCACAATTTGTTAACTTTTCTTCtggtgaaaagaaaaaaaaatcaaagctgGTTTTTAGAAGGAAAGATAACAAAAGCACTAGCTAGCAAATATCTGACAGGGTTTGCATTATCATCGGTCCAACGGGCAACCGGACTTACCATTGGGGTGCAGTAACGAAAACCGCTCGGTATCGACCGAGTTCAAaagaatttaaataatattttaaattccgataaaatttatttggtttttttatCGGTTTTACTTGATAACTGGTTACTGCGGTTACTGTCATTATTACCACATAGGAGGGGTAACCACCCTCTGCCACGTAATATAAGCATTAAGCACGTGTTTTGATTACCTACATACAGTGATAATGGTTGGCTTGCACGCATGGTTGCAAGGCCCGTGTTTGGTTGCCCTTTGCCCACATTACCTCCAGGCCCAAGGTTCCCTGAGCCAAGGCCCGAGGTGAACGGCCGATCTGAGCTTCTCTCCCCATCCTGGCTGAGCGCGTAAAgggcccaagcccaagcccaaaaACCTTACCAGGCCCCCAAACCAGGAAAAAAATTCCGGCCCATTaccacgtgggacccacagcCCACAGAGCTGTCAGCGaagtgggccccaccggtccggcgcgcgcccccccccccccccccccctccttgatggtgatgatgaagatgagcatACAAAAGCTGTGATTTTGAGGCCACCGTgcatcgcgccgccgccgacgacgacctcgaccCACTCACCTCGACTGCGACGcgtggcggcgggaggagaggagaggagagggatatggagggcggcggcggggagagggcggcgggggTGGTGCGGCGGCTGATGGCGGCGAAGGCGGAGTCGCGGAAGAGCTTCTCGGAGAtcggggaggaggcggggcTGACCAACGTGTACGTGGCGCAGCTGCTGCGGCGGCAGGCGCAGCTGAAGCcggagacggcgccggcgctgcGGGCGGCCGTGCCGGGGCTCACCGACGACCTCGTCGCGCTCATGATGGAGCCGCCGTTCCGCTCCTACCACCCGGACATCGTCCACGAGCCCGCCATCTACAGgtgcctcctccttcccctccctcccatgGCCGTACCGTACTCTGCTTCTCAATTGAGTCTCGCCTCTGATTCCAAACCATACATGTTGATGCTTTCCTTTTGATTGTTCTTCTAGAATTTTATCTTTGAGAAAATCTATCCTACGGTTTTCCGTGGAGACGGAATAGTACtactcccttatctctctcttcccctccatTCGATCCCTCTCTCTGTGAATACCACCCATGAgcacggaggcggcgacgacggcgacggcaacggcgacgacggcggcaacgacggcggcggcaacgacgacgacggtgccgTCACCACCAGCCCCCGCGGACGACCTGGACGACAGTCGGCGGAGCTCCCGACCACCACGGGCGACGGCCGCCGTCAAGAAGCCTCCCCATCAAGCTCCTCAAGGcgctcctcctcttcgtcgTTCTTGTCGGTAGcttcctcgccgctgccgccctcctcctccttggcgGCGCTGGCGCCTCCTACGGTCGGGGAGCGATGGACGCGGCCACCGGGGGCGAGCACTTGGCACAACATGAGCGACGAGGAGCTGCTCTAGGCGGCGTCAATGGAGCCACGGGTTTGGCGGTTTGGAGCGAGGCACGACGACGAGCGACGGAATGGCACAAGGTAGGCACCAGATCTatcgcctcctcttcctcttcctccgccgtcgccccgctgcTCGACTTCCCTGACCcacgactcctcctcctcctctctcttgggATATCACACTGATACCCAGATACCAAGgcctgatacctaggtatcagctCGATACCCAGGGTACCAGGTATCAGTCGATACCCAGGTACCAAGacctgatacctaggtaccaaggCCTGATACATAGGTATCAGCTCGATACCCAGGGTACCAGGTATCAGTCGATACTAGGGTGTACCAGGTATCAGTCGATAGTCGATACCAGGGTACCAGCTGATACCAATGTACCAGGTACCACCTCGGTACCTTACCCAAGATACCAAGGAGGATTGGATATGGTGGAATCGCAGGATAGCGTGGGCCTCCCCACAAAATTGATGAAGCTTATTAAATCTCTCGGGATTTTAGTTATCCCGTGACTGCTAGGAGCAACGGAATACCGTGGGGTAGCAGCCCTCTTTATCTTTTCGTTATTTATTATACATGCTTGCTAGAGTTGTGAGGATGGCGAAATTAAGTAATTTCTTTGTGCTGTTCTTGATTCTGAAATTTTGAACCTTTGGCATAGAAAAATAGACACGATGTTGCTTAATTCTATCGCGTTGGCGAAGACTAATTATATTCTTAGGGATTCTATGTCAGAAAGTGaatatttatttcatttttccATTAAAATTAAGAAGCCAAATAGTTAACTTGTAAGAGAATATGCTAAAGAACATGATTAGTTCTGTTTGCTTTGTAACATGCAAGAGCCTTTTATCGACATATATGTGCTATTGTAATGGAAGATGTTGTCTCTATGAAAATTTACCAGATTATTACAAGTTTAGTACAcggttgatttaaattattgtggTAATGCACTTTTACAACACTCTAGAAAAGGATTcttgttgatattttttttaattatatattgCGCTCAGATTGAATGAAGCTGTTATGCATTTTGGAGAGAGCATCAAGGAAATTATCAATGAGGAGTTTGGTGATGGAATGTAAGATATCTGCCTATGCTTCATTCTATTTGATTTTCATTTACCCCAGTATTTCTTGACTTCCTGTTCCTGGTAACTGCACATGGACGAAGTTAAGGATTTGTATACAGTAAGCACTGATGTAAAGCATGCACCTTtctctgaaaaaaaatgcaaagcaTGTACCTTTATGGGAACAATCCCTGGAGGTTCATTAAGTCTAGATTAATCACTATATTCTTATTAGTGGTAGCTGGTAACCGATCACTATATTCTTATCAGGATGTCAAGTAaaatattttcttctcttcaggCTGATATAGAGGCCTTTGTATTTCAAGACTACTGACCATCTAATTTTGGCTGCCATGCTTATatcctttgaaaaaaaaaggtgaaagaaTCCGTTTAACTGCTTCCTAATGCAGCATGTCAGCTATAGA
Above is a window of Oryza sativa Japonica Group chromosome 10, ASM3414082v1 DNA encoding:
- the LOC4348870 gene encoding cyanate hydratase, producing MEGGGGERAAGVVRRLMAAKAESRKSFSEIGEEAGLTNVYVAQLLRRQAQLKPETAPALRAAVPGLTDDLVALMMEPPFRSYHPDIVHEPAIYRLNEAVMHFGESIKEIINEEFGDGIMSAIDFYCSVDKVQGADGKDRVVVTFDGKYLPYSEQRSDHMMSRLTRKTS